One region of Thunnus albacares chromosome 8, fThuAlb1.1, whole genome shotgun sequence genomic DNA includes:
- the pbxip1b gene encoding pre-B-cell leukemia homeobox interacting protein 1b isoform X6, translated as MSGGSSTNNSWTILTPEETAAETLRPLAEGTEQHEESHTSTEGCGANNQPAEDTTSAEGPSVEEHLVSEEKKGELSEASSTDHHTYEPTTITDATVPSSLDVSSSSIPGSDVLSQSEGLAEGQAQSSPDPDSFTDSYTHITPSPDEPPASLLSTETLGGVEFTQEEERPAQEGAPHPLNGEELQQEGEESDLSPRTTDLGKQADSPGDSEVGEERAEKTGEEGEPEVRRRRSLLAALERIGRAEEEDEGEEEFQLPQREEESGFSVNKCILGAVILLGLGTIFFSGVFMDLDEESDYNTRELKDPEVPGKQEWLNPEVPPPPVDADSTDLLNKIANENKQIPVLQAQLQAQKEELKVAKGQAAEGAAERMRWEEVEKENTASEAAQAPVKPTTSPSSGQPEDSSPSIAGSTARQSWIPLDEQRAEKKKDRKKDKHDMGEKKEWKEREKSEWKEGEKKESKDGGKTEWKEKELKKGKHEQGKFDKEKVKEGKQKKHSDDKQWKEKDLKKEKASRGDGGKPWKDREGKKEWTEKSERKELKEDKDWKKPKHEKQSEGKQWRGKEEKKDRKRGKDHGEWHKSKEEWKGEKEWKKAKDGFKESGKNKWEKKDWKQKGEKKEWKKDSEWKSKTSKDLGKEGKGKCERKQWEENENHGKGKGKDERKQWSESNWKTKNGQDGKDWKKKNERKQWEKKEEEWKKGGQKEKKHFGDWKKDKSSFQKNKDEHKSTSNHNRHDHHEEHLWRDKMPPHTHRQPSLDQPEYWIHQRDRLQHNPKPPQHCNSLETCAQAEGLLPVPLPEFEAILQTYLAKAEEVGVDTSKIEELKKLATEFFKDGVFVHDQMSFQEFVEDLSDILEDMVEVDENDGEEDSAIEDEMEEFEREVIKKFSVPGAGEKEEKIKGEWRKESGRARG; from the exons ATGTCTGGCGGCAGCAGTACTAACAACAGCTGGACCATCCTCACTCCTGAG GAGACTGCTGCTGAAACCCTGAGGCCTCTGGCAGAAGGGACAGAGCAACATGAGGAAAGCCATACATCTACAGAAG GCTGTGGGGCCAACAACCAGCCTGCAGAGGATACAACATCTGCAGAGGGGCCCTCTGTGGAGGAACACCTG GTatcagaagagaaaaaaggagagctAAGCGAAGCCTCCAGCACAGATCACCACACCTACGAGCCCACCACCATCACTGATGCCACCGTTCCCTCTTCTTTGGACGTCTCGAGCAGCTCCATCCCTGGCAGTGATGTGCTCAGCCAGTCAGAGGGCCTGGCTGAGGGCCAGGCACAGTCCAGCCCAGACCCGGATTCATTCACTGACTCCTACACCCATATAACTCCCTCCCCTGATGAGCCCCCAGCCTCGCTGCTGAGCACAGAGACTCTGGGAGGGGTGGAGTTTacacaggaagaagagaggCCAGCACAGGAAGGAGCACCGCATCCGCTGAATGGGGAGGAGCTACAACAGGAAGGGGAGGAGTCAGACCTGTCTCCAAGGACGACTGACTTGGGGAAACAGGCAG ACTCCCCAGGGGATTCAGAGGTTGGGGAGGAGAGGGCCGAGAAGAcgggagaggagggagagccagaggtgaggagaaggaggtCTCTCTTGGCAGCTCTGGAGCGGATCGGAAGggcagaggaggaagacgaAGGAGAGGAAGAATTTCAGTTGCCACAGCGAGAGGAAGAGAGTGGGTTCTCTGTGAACAAGTGCATCCTGGGTGCCGTCATTCTCTTAGGCCTCGGGACCATCTTTTTCTCAG GTGTCTTCATGGACCTGGATGAGG AGAGTGACTATAACACGAGGGAGCTGAAAGATCCAGAAGTACCAGGAAAACAG GAGTGGCTTAATCCGGAGGTTCCTCCACCCCCAGTAGATGCTGACAGCACAGATCTTCTAAATAAGATAGCCAACGAAAACAAGCAGATTCCTGTGCTACAAGCCCAACTTCAG gcACAGAAAGAAGAGCTAAAAGTAGCCAAGGGACAGGCAGCAGAGGGAGCAGCAGAGCGGATGCggtgggaggaggtggagaaggaaaACA CAGCCAGTGAAGCAGCTCAGGCACCTGTGAAGCCTACTACATCGCCCTCCAGTGGTCAGCCAGAGGACAGCAGCCCAAGTATAGCTGGATCTACAGCGAGACAGTCCTGGATACCATTGGATGAGCAAAGGgctgagaagaagaaagatcGGAAGAAGGACAAACACGACATGGGCGAGAAGAAAgagtggaaagagagagaaaaatctgaatggaaagaaggagagaaaaaggagagcaAAGACGGAGGTAAAACAGAATGGAAGGAGAAGGAGTTGAAAAAGGGGAAACACGAGCAAGGAAAGTTTGACAAGGAGAAAGTTAAGGAAGGTAAGCAAAAGAAGCACAGTGATGACAAACAGTGGAAGGAGAAAGacctgaagaaagaaaaggctAGCAGAGGGGATGGAGGAAAACCATGGAAGGATAGGGAAGGGAAGAAAGAGTGGAcagaaaagagtgagagaaaagaacTGAAGGAGgacaaagactggaaaaagcCAAAGCACGAGAAACAGAGTGAGGGTAAGCAATGGAGgggaaaggaggagaagaaggataggaagagaggaaaagatcaTGGAGAGTGGCACAAGAGCAAGGAGGAGTGGAAGGGAGAGAAGGAGTGGAAGAAAGCAAAAGATGGCTTTAAGGAAAGTGGCAAAAACAAGTGGGAGAAAAAAGATTGGAaacagaaaggagagaagaaagagtgGAAGAAAGACAGTGAGTGGAAGAGCAAAACCAGTAAAGATCTTGGTAAAGAAGGGAAAGGAAAGTGTGAAAGGAAACAGTGGGAAGAGAATGAAAATCATGGTAAAGGGAAGGGAAAGGATGAGAGGAAACAGTGGAGCGAGAGCAACTGGAAGACTAAAAATGGTCAAGATGGTAAGGACTGGAAAAAGAAGAATGAGAGGAAGCAgtgggaaaagaaagaagaagagtggaagaaaggaggacagaaagagaaaaagcacTTCGGAGATTGGAAAAAGGACAAATCCAGCttccagaaaaacaaagacgAGCACAAGTCTACCAGTAACCACAACCGCCATGACCACCATGAGGAGCATCTGTGGAGAGACAAGATGCCCCCTCATACACACCGCCAACCCTCCCTTGATCAACCTGAGTACTGGATCCACCAGAGAGACCGCCTCCAGCATAACCCTAAACCTCCACAGCACTGTAACTCACTGGAGACCTGTGCTCAGGCTGAGGGGCTGCTCCCTGTCCCTTTACCCGAGTTCGAGGCCATCCTCCAAACATACCTAGCCAAGGCAGAGGAGGTTGGTGTGGATACCTCCAAAATAGAAGAGCTCAAAAAGCTAGCCACAGAGTTCTTCAAGGACGGAGTCTTTGTTCATGACCAGATGAGCTTTCAAGAATTCGTCGAAGATTTGAGCGATATTTTAGAAGACATGGTGGAAGTGGATGAAAACGATGGAGAAGAGGATAGTGCCATAGAGGACGAAATGGAGGAGTTTGAACGAGAAGTCATAAAAAAGTTTTCAGTGCCAGGagctggagagaaagaggagaaaatcaaGGGGGAGTGGAGGAAGGAAAGTGGCCGAGCACGTGGCTGA
- the pbxip1b gene encoding pre-B-cell leukemia homeobox interacting protein 1b isoform X3, translating into MSGGSSTNNSWTILTPEETAAETLRPLAEGTEQHEESHTSTEGCGANNQPAEDTTSAEGPSVEEHLVSEEKKGELSEASSTDHHTYEPTTITDATVPSSLDVSSSSIPGSDVLSQSEGLAEGQAQSSPDPDSFTDSYTHITPSPDEPPASLLSTETLGGVEFTQEEERPAQEGAPHPLNGEELQQEGEESDLSPRTTDLGKQADSPGDSEVGEERAEKTGEEGEPEVRRRRSLLAALERIGRAEEEDEGEEEFQLPQREEESGFSVNKCILGAVILLGLGTIFFSGVFMDLDEESDYNTRELKDPEVPGKQEWLNPEVPPPPVDADSTDLLNKIANENKQIPVLQAQLQAQKEELKVAKGQAAEGAAERMRWEEVEKENSRLKKDMASLPVLQKENERMKRELESVSALQKELDTLRSTLTELKLSSAASEAAQAPVKPTTSPSSGQPEDSSPSIAGSTARQSWIPLDEQRAEKKKDRKKDKHDMGEKKEWKEREKSEWKEGEKKESKDGGKTEWKEKELKKGKHEQGKFDKEKVKEGKQKKHSDDKQWKEKDLKKEKASRGDGGKPWKDREGKKEWTEKSERKELKEDKDWKKPKHEKQSEGKQWRGKEEKKDRKRGKDHGEWHKSKEEWKGEKEWKKAKDGFKESGKNKWEKKDWKQKGEKKEWKKDSEWKSKTSKDLGKEGKGKCERKQWEENENHGKGKGKDERKQWSESNWKTKNGQDGKDWKKKNERKQWEKKEEEWKKGGQKEKKHFGDWKKDKSSFQKNKDEHKSTSNHNRHDHHEEHLWRDKMPPHTHRQPSLDQPEYWIHQRDRLQHNPKPPQHCNSLETCAQAEGLLPVPLPEFEAILQTYLAKAEEVGVDTSKIEELKKLATEFFKDGVFVHDQMSFQEFVEDLSDILEDMVEVDENDGEEDSAIEDEMEEFEREVIKKFSVPGAGEKEEKIKGEWRKESGRARG; encoded by the exons ATGTCTGGCGGCAGCAGTACTAACAACAGCTGGACCATCCTCACTCCTGAG GAGACTGCTGCTGAAACCCTGAGGCCTCTGGCAGAAGGGACAGAGCAACATGAGGAAAGCCATACATCTACAGAAG GCTGTGGGGCCAACAACCAGCCTGCAGAGGATACAACATCTGCAGAGGGGCCCTCTGTGGAGGAACACCTG GTatcagaagagaaaaaaggagagctAAGCGAAGCCTCCAGCACAGATCACCACACCTACGAGCCCACCACCATCACTGATGCCACCGTTCCCTCTTCTTTGGACGTCTCGAGCAGCTCCATCCCTGGCAGTGATGTGCTCAGCCAGTCAGAGGGCCTGGCTGAGGGCCAGGCACAGTCCAGCCCAGACCCGGATTCATTCACTGACTCCTACACCCATATAACTCCCTCCCCTGATGAGCCCCCAGCCTCGCTGCTGAGCACAGAGACTCTGGGAGGGGTGGAGTTTacacaggaagaagagaggCCAGCACAGGAAGGAGCACCGCATCCGCTGAATGGGGAGGAGCTACAACAGGAAGGGGAGGAGTCAGACCTGTCTCCAAGGACGACTGACTTGGGGAAACAGGCAG ACTCCCCAGGGGATTCAGAGGTTGGGGAGGAGAGGGCCGAGAAGAcgggagaggagggagagccagaggtgaggagaaggaggtCTCTCTTGGCAGCTCTGGAGCGGATCGGAAGggcagaggaggaagacgaAGGAGAGGAAGAATTTCAGTTGCCACAGCGAGAGGAAGAGAGTGGGTTCTCTGTGAACAAGTGCATCCTGGGTGCCGTCATTCTCTTAGGCCTCGGGACCATCTTTTTCTCAG GTGTCTTCATGGACCTGGATGAGG AGAGTGACTATAACACGAGGGAGCTGAAAGATCCAGAAGTACCAGGAAAACAG GAGTGGCTTAATCCGGAGGTTCCTCCACCCCCAGTAGATGCTGACAGCACAGATCTTCTAAATAAGATAGCCAACGAAAACAAGCAGATTCCTGTGCTACAAGCCCAACTTCAG gcACAGAAAGAAGAGCTAAAAGTAGCCAAGGGACAGGCAGCAGAGGGAGCAGCAGAGCGGATGCggtgggaggaggtggagaaggaaaACAGTAGGTTGAAGAAAGACATGGCATCTCTCCCTGTCCTTCAGAAAGAAAAcgagaggatgaagagagagcTGGAGTCTGTCTCGGCCCTACAGAAAGAACTAGACACTCTGAGATCCACTCTGACTGAATTAAAACTCTCATCAG CAGCCAGTGAAGCAGCTCAGGCACCTGTGAAGCCTACTACATCGCCCTCCAGTGGTCAGCCAGAGGACAGCAGCCCAAGTATAGCTGGATCTACAGCGAGACAGTCCTGGATACCATTGGATGAGCAAAGGgctgagaagaagaaagatcGGAAGAAGGACAAACACGACATGGGCGAGAAGAAAgagtggaaagagagagaaaaatctgaatggaaagaaggagagaaaaaggagagcaAAGACGGAGGTAAAACAGAATGGAAGGAGAAGGAGTTGAAAAAGGGGAAACACGAGCAAGGAAAGTTTGACAAGGAGAAAGTTAAGGAAGGTAAGCAAAAGAAGCACAGTGATGACAAACAGTGGAAGGAGAAAGacctgaagaaagaaaaggctAGCAGAGGGGATGGAGGAAAACCATGGAAGGATAGGGAAGGGAAGAAAGAGTGGAcagaaaagagtgagagaaaagaacTGAAGGAGgacaaagactggaaaaagcCAAAGCACGAGAAACAGAGTGAGGGTAAGCAATGGAGgggaaaggaggagaagaaggataggaagagaggaaaagatcaTGGAGAGTGGCACAAGAGCAAGGAGGAGTGGAAGGGAGAGAAGGAGTGGAAGAAAGCAAAAGATGGCTTTAAGGAAAGTGGCAAAAACAAGTGGGAGAAAAAAGATTGGAaacagaaaggagagaagaaagagtgGAAGAAAGACAGTGAGTGGAAGAGCAAAACCAGTAAAGATCTTGGTAAAGAAGGGAAAGGAAAGTGTGAAAGGAAACAGTGGGAAGAGAATGAAAATCATGGTAAAGGGAAGGGAAAGGATGAGAGGAAACAGTGGAGCGAGAGCAACTGGAAGACTAAAAATGGTCAAGATGGTAAGGACTGGAAAAAGAAGAATGAGAGGAAGCAgtgggaaaagaaagaagaagagtggaagaaaggaggacagaaagagaaaaagcacTTCGGAGATTGGAAAAAGGACAAATCCAGCttccagaaaaacaaagacgAGCACAAGTCTACCAGTAACCACAACCGCCATGACCACCATGAGGAGCATCTGTGGAGAGACAAGATGCCCCCTCATACACACCGCCAACCCTCCCTTGATCAACCTGAGTACTGGATCCACCAGAGAGACCGCCTCCAGCATAACCCTAAACCTCCACAGCACTGTAACTCACTGGAGACCTGTGCTCAGGCTGAGGGGCTGCTCCCTGTCCCTTTACCCGAGTTCGAGGCCATCCTCCAAACATACCTAGCCAAGGCAGAGGAGGTTGGTGTGGATACCTCCAAAATAGAAGAGCTCAAAAAGCTAGCCACAGAGTTCTTCAAGGACGGAGTCTTTGTTCATGACCAGATGAGCTTTCAAGAATTCGTCGAAGATTTGAGCGATATTTTAGAAGACATGGTGGAAGTGGATGAAAACGATGGAGAAGAGGATAGTGCCATAGAGGACGAAATGGAGGAGTTTGAACGAGAAGTCATAAAAAAGTTTTCAGTGCCAGGagctggagagaaagaggagaaaatcaaGGGGGAGTGGAGGAAGGAAAGTGGCCGAGCACGTGGCTGA
- the pbxip1b gene encoding pre-B-cell leukemia homeobox interacting protein 1b isoform X4 produces the protein MSGGSSTNNSWTILTPEETAAETLRPLAEGTEQHEESHTSTEGCGANNQPAEDTTSAEGPSVEEHLVSEEKKGELSEASSTDHHTYEPTTITDATVPSSLDVSSSSIPGSDVLSQSEGLAEGQAQSSPDPDSFTDSYTHITPSPDEPPASLLSTETLGGVEFTQEEERPAQEGAPHPLNGEELQQEGEESDLSPRTTDLGKQADSPGDSEVGEERAEKTGEEGEPEVRRRRSLLAALERIGRAEEEDEGEEEFQLPQREEESGFSVNKCILGAVILLGLGTIFFSGVFMDLDEESDYNTRELKDPEVPGKQEWLNPEVPPPPVDADSTDLLNKIANENKQIPVLQAQLQAQKEELKVAKGQAAEGAAERMRWEEVEKENSRLKKDMASLPVLQKENERMKRELESVSALQKELDTLRSTLTELKLSSASEAAQAPVKPTTSPSSGQPEDSSPSIAGSTARQSWIPLDEQRAEKKKDRKKDKHDMGEKKEWKEREKSEWKEGEKKESKDGGKTEWKEKELKKGKHEQGKFDKEKVKEGKQKKHSDDKQWKEKDLKKEKASRGDGGKPWKDREGKKEWTEKSERKELKEDKDWKKPKHEKQSEGKQWRGKEEKKDRKRGKDHGEWHKSKEEWKGEKEWKKAKDGFKESGKNKWEKKDWKQKGEKKEWKKDSEWKSKTSKDLGKEGKGKCERKQWEENENHGKGKGKDERKQWSESNWKTKNGQDGKDWKKKNERKQWEKKEEEWKKGGQKEKKHFGDWKKDKSSFQKNKDEHKSTSNHNRHDHHEEHLWRDKMPPHTHRQPSLDQPEYWIHQRDRLQHNPKPPQHCNSLETCAQAEGLLPVPLPEFEAILQTYLAKAEEVGVDTSKIEELKKLATEFFKDGVFVHDQMSFQEFVEDLSDILEDMVEVDENDGEEDSAIEDEMEEFEREVIKKFSVPGAGEKEEKIKGEWRKESGRARG, from the exons ATGTCTGGCGGCAGCAGTACTAACAACAGCTGGACCATCCTCACTCCTGAG GAGACTGCTGCTGAAACCCTGAGGCCTCTGGCAGAAGGGACAGAGCAACATGAGGAAAGCCATACATCTACAGAAG GCTGTGGGGCCAACAACCAGCCTGCAGAGGATACAACATCTGCAGAGGGGCCCTCTGTGGAGGAACACCTG GTatcagaagagaaaaaaggagagctAAGCGAAGCCTCCAGCACAGATCACCACACCTACGAGCCCACCACCATCACTGATGCCACCGTTCCCTCTTCTTTGGACGTCTCGAGCAGCTCCATCCCTGGCAGTGATGTGCTCAGCCAGTCAGAGGGCCTGGCTGAGGGCCAGGCACAGTCCAGCCCAGACCCGGATTCATTCACTGACTCCTACACCCATATAACTCCCTCCCCTGATGAGCCCCCAGCCTCGCTGCTGAGCACAGAGACTCTGGGAGGGGTGGAGTTTacacaggaagaagagaggCCAGCACAGGAAGGAGCACCGCATCCGCTGAATGGGGAGGAGCTACAACAGGAAGGGGAGGAGTCAGACCTGTCTCCAAGGACGACTGACTTGGGGAAACAGGCAG ACTCCCCAGGGGATTCAGAGGTTGGGGAGGAGAGGGCCGAGAAGAcgggagaggagggagagccagaggtgaggagaaggaggtCTCTCTTGGCAGCTCTGGAGCGGATCGGAAGggcagaggaggaagacgaAGGAGAGGAAGAATTTCAGTTGCCACAGCGAGAGGAAGAGAGTGGGTTCTCTGTGAACAAGTGCATCCTGGGTGCCGTCATTCTCTTAGGCCTCGGGACCATCTTTTTCTCAG GTGTCTTCATGGACCTGGATGAGG AGAGTGACTATAACACGAGGGAGCTGAAAGATCCAGAAGTACCAGGAAAACAG GAGTGGCTTAATCCGGAGGTTCCTCCACCCCCAGTAGATGCTGACAGCACAGATCTTCTAAATAAGATAGCCAACGAAAACAAGCAGATTCCTGTGCTACAAGCCCAACTTCAG gcACAGAAAGAAGAGCTAAAAGTAGCCAAGGGACAGGCAGCAGAGGGAGCAGCAGAGCGGATGCggtgggaggaggtggagaaggaaaACAGTAGGTTGAAGAAAGACATGGCATCTCTCCCTGTCCTTCAGAAAGAAAAcgagaggatgaagagagagcTGGAGTCTGTCTCGGCCCTACAGAAAGAACTAGACACTCTGAGATCCACTCTGACTGAATTAAAACTCTCATCAG CCAGTGAAGCAGCTCAGGCACCTGTGAAGCCTACTACATCGCCCTCCAGTGGTCAGCCAGAGGACAGCAGCCCAAGTATAGCTGGATCTACAGCGAGACAGTCCTGGATACCATTGGATGAGCAAAGGgctgagaagaagaaagatcGGAAGAAGGACAAACACGACATGGGCGAGAAGAAAgagtggaaagagagagaaaaatctgaatggaaagaaggagagaaaaaggagagcaAAGACGGAGGTAAAACAGAATGGAAGGAGAAGGAGTTGAAAAAGGGGAAACACGAGCAAGGAAAGTTTGACAAGGAGAAAGTTAAGGAAGGTAAGCAAAAGAAGCACAGTGATGACAAACAGTGGAAGGAGAAAGacctgaagaaagaaaaggctAGCAGAGGGGATGGAGGAAAACCATGGAAGGATAGGGAAGGGAAGAAAGAGTGGAcagaaaagagtgagagaaaagaacTGAAGGAGgacaaagactggaaaaagcCAAAGCACGAGAAACAGAGTGAGGGTAAGCAATGGAGgggaaaggaggagaagaaggataggaagagaggaaaagatcaTGGAGAGTGGCACAAGAGCAAGGAGGAGTGGAAGGGAGAGAAGGAGTGGAAGAAAGCAAAAGATGGCTTTAAGGAAAGTGGCAAAAACAAGTGGGAGAAAAAAGATTGGAaacagaaaggagagaagaaagagtgGAAGAAAGACAGTGAGTGGAAGAGCAAAACCAGTAAAGATCTTGGTAAAGAAGGGAAAGGAAAGTGTGAAAGGAAACAGTGGGAAGAGAATGAAAATCATGGTAAAGGGAAGGGAAAGGATGAGAGGAAACAGTGGAGCGAGAGCAACTGGAAGACTAAAAATGGTCAAGATGGTAAGGACTGGAAAAAGAAGAATGAGAGGAAGCAgtgggaaaagaaagaagaagagtggaagaaaggaggacagaaagagaaaaagcacTTCGGAGATTGGAAAAAGGACAAATCCAGCttccagaaaaacaaagacgAGCACAAGTCTACCAGTAACCACAACCGCCATGACCACCATGAGGAGCATCTGTGGAGAGACAAGATGCCCCCTCATACACACCGCCAACCCTCCCTTGATCAACCTGAGTACTGGATCCACCAGAGAGACCGCCTCCAGCATAACCCTAAACCTCCACAGCACTGTAACTCACTGGAGACCTGTGCTCAGGCTGAGGGGCTGCTCCCTGTCCCTTTACCCGAGTTCGAGGCCATCCTCCAAACATACCTAGCCAAGGCAGAGGAGGTTGGTGTGGATACCTCCAAAATAGAAGAGCTCAAAAAGCTAGCCACAGAGTTCTTCAAGGACGGAGTCTTTGTTCATGACCAGATGAGCTTTCAAGAATTCGTCGAAGATTTGAGCGATATTTTAGAAGACATGGTGGAAGTGGATGAAAACGATGGAGAAGAGGATAGTGCCATAGAGGACGAAATGGAGGAGTTTGAACGAGAAGTCATAAAAAAGTTTTCAGTGCCAGGagctggagagaaagaggagaaaatcaaGGGGGAGTGGAGGAAGGAAAGTGGCCGAGCACGTGGCTGA